Proteins co-encoded in one Bacillota bacterium genomic window:
- the polX gene encoding DNA polymerase/3'-5' exonuclease PolX — MKNAVVAGMFEEIAELLAIKGGDKADSFKVRAYERAARTIEGLTEDIETIAAEDRLTELPGIGEALAGKIEEGLAKGTCAYLEELRREFPAGLLEMLRVPGVGAKTVARVYHDLKLQSLAELEAAARAGRLQGLSKIGPKTEQNIIDGIERLKRSHGRIPMWSARPLAQSMVDRLRILPEVERVEMAGSLRRWRDTVGDIDLVASSEDPGRVIREFTKLPEVTAVTGAGETKASVIALGGVHVDLRVLPAEDFYTSLHHFTGSQPHNVRLRGMARKMDLKINEYGVFQVADEEAVSEDNPPPGGGGEKLHVGSEEDLYKLLGLPFIEPELREDRGEIEAAEQGCLPHLIEQKDIRGDLHTHTNWSDGTTTITVMAEAARNRGREYLAISDHTKSLAFARGLDAERLRLQGAEIAAYNRDHDGQDFRLLAASEVDILPDGRLDLPDDALRELDFVTASVHSGFRQTIEQMTERVRQAMKNPHVDSIGHPTGRLIGRREPYEIDLEKVIEGARETGTFLEMSASPDRLDLSDLNARRAKELGVKLVINTDAHDPRRLDEMIFGVHNARRAWLELPDVVNAQPWEDVRKWLKKG, encoded by the coding sequence TTGAAGAATGCCGTCGTCGCCGGAATGTTCGAGGAGATCGCTGAACTGCTGGCGATCAAGGGGGGCGACAAGGCCGATTCCTTCAAGGTGCGGGCCTACGAACGCGCCGCCCGGACCATCGAGGGCCTGACCGAGGACATCGAGACCATCGCGGCTGAGGACCGCCTGACCGAGCTTCCCGGCATCGGCGAGGCCTTGGCCGGCAAGATCGAGGAGGGCCTCGCCAAGGGCACCTGCGCCTACCTAGAGGAGTTACGGCGCGAGTTCCCCGCCGGGCTCCTGGAGATGCTCCGGGTGCCGGGGGTCGGGGCCAAGACCGTGGCCCGGGTCTACCACGACCTGAAGCTCCAGAGCCTGGCCGAACTGGAGGCGGCGGCGCGGGCCGGCCGACTCCAGGGCCTGTCCAAGATCGGCCCCAAGACCGAGCAGAACATCATCGACGGGATCGAGAGGCTGAAGCGGTCGCACGGCCGAATTCCGATGTGGAGCGCCCGGCCCCTGGCCCAATCGATGGTCGACCGCCTGCGTATCCTGCCGGAGGTCGAGCGGGTGGAGATGGCCGGCAGCCTTCGCCGCTGGCGGGACACGGTCGGCGACATCGACCTGGTGGCCTCCTCCGAAGACCCGGGCCGGGTGATCCGGGAGTTCACGAAGCTCCCCGAGGTCACCGCGGTGACCGGGGCGGGGGAAACCAAGGCCAGTGTGATCGCCCTTGGCGGGGTCCACGTCGACCTCCGGGTCCTGCCCGCCGAGGACTTCTACACCTCGCTGCACCACTTCACCGGGTCCCAGCCGCACAACGTCAGACTCCGCGGGATGGCCCGCAAGATGGACCTGAAGATCAACGAGTACGGGGTCTTCCAGGTGGCCGACGAAGAGGCCGTTTCCGAGGACAACCCGCCGCCCGGCGGGGGCGGGGAGAAGCTCCACGTCGGCAGCGAAGAGGACCTCTACAAGCTACTTGGCCTGCCCTTCATCGAGCCGGAGCTGCGCGAGGACCGCGGGGAGATCGAGGCCGCCGAACAGGGGTGCCTGCCTCACCTTATCGAGCAGAAGGACATCCGGGGCGACCTTCACACCCATACCAATTGGAGCGATGGTACGACGACCATCACCGTGATGGCCGAGGCCGCCCGCAACCGCGGTCGCGAGTATCTGGCCATCAGCGACCACACCAAGTCGTTGGCCTTCGCCCGCGGTCTCGACGCCGAGCGCTTGCGGCTGCAGGGCGCCGAGATCGCCGCCTACAACCGGGACCACGATGGCCAGGATTTCCGGCTGCTGGCCGCCAGCGAAGTCGACATCCTCCCAGACGGCCGCCTGGACCTCCCCGACGACGCCCTCCGGGAACTGGATTTCGTCACCGCTTCGGTTCACAGCGGCTTCCGTCAGACCATCGAGCAGATGACCGAGCGGGTTCGCCAGGCGATGAAGAACCCCCACGTCGACTCGATCGGGCACCCCACCGGCCGTCTCATCGGACGGCGTGAACCCTACGAGATCGACCTCGAGAAGGTCATCGAGGGAGCCCGGGAGACGGGGACCTTCCTGGAGATGAGCGCCTCGCCCGACCGCCTCGACCTGTCGGACCTCAACGCCCGGCGGGCCAAGGAGCTCGGGGTGAAGCTGGTCATCAACACCGACGCCCACGACCCCCGGCGACTCGACGAGATGATCTTCGGGGTTCACAACGCCAGGCGGGCTTGGCTCGAACTGCCCGACGTGGTCAACGCCCAGCCCTGGGAGGACGTGCGCAAGTGGCTCAAGAAGGGTTG
- a CDS encoding ABC-F family ATP-binding cassette domain-containing protein, translating to MSILTVKDVSKYFGAQRVLDHISFAIGRGERVGLVGRNGVGKTTLLRLIMGQEEADSGEIAIAHGCRLGYLEQEATFDPERSLSEEVGRVFDPLRRKEDELRAVEAEMSRPDVVADPERLEKVMARYTRLTHEFEAAGGYDYAAEVKVTLGGLGFAPEEGGLPMGALSGGQKTRAFLARLLLGRPDLLLLDEPTNHLDIQAAEWLEEYLSHFPGGILIVSHDRYFLDSVAQKIIELDEGGAEQYTGNFSSYVAQRDERRRRQETEYRRQQEEVAEMKFFIAKWKAGTRSTLAKSVEKRLAKVEPIGRPRSTVTMKLHFNVAETGGREVLKLRGLAKGYPGRELFRGVDATVVRGDRVALIGKNGTGKTTLLKIAMGMIEPTAGQAVWGGGVEVGYFSQDLDDLDDAKTVLDEIMGCGDFLPGQARSYLGRFLFRGEEVHKLVGTLSGGERSRLYLAKLVLGRANALVLDEPTNHLDLESKEVLEEALKDYPGTIVVVSHDRYFIDRLATRVFDIDGGRIAQYRGNYTTYRMEKAKQMAAQASGAGAALAPRTAPRHEEFDRPRPGRGGGRREREGKDLELTILALEKEKAALDKTMGDPGFYRRDGHEVRETMRRYEQLMLELDQAYKRWEELIQR from the coding sequence ATGTCCATCCTGACCGTCAAGGACGTCAGCAAGTACTTCGGGGCTCAACGGGTCCTCGATCACATCAGCTTCGCCATCGGCCGCGGGGAGCGGGTCGGCCTGGTCGGCCGCAACGGCGTGGGCAAGACCACCCTCTTGCGCCTGATCATGGGGCAGGAAGAAGCGGACTCCGGGGAGATCGCCATCGCCCACGGTTGCCGCCTCGGTTACCTCGAGCAGGAGGCGACCTTCGACCCCGAGAGGTCGCTGTCGGAAGAGGTGGGTCGGGTCTTTGACCCCCTCCGGCGCAAGGAGGATGAACTCCGGGCGGTCGAAGCGGAGATGAGCCGACCGGACGTCGTCGCCGACCCCGAGCGGTTGGAAAAAGTGATGGCCCGCTATACCCGGTTGACCCACGAGTTCGAGGCAGCCGGCGGATACGACTATGCCGCCGAAGTCAAGGTCACCCTGGGCGGCCTGGGCTTCGCCCCCGAGGAGGGCGGGCTGCCGATGGGGGCCCTCTCGGGGGGCCAGAAGACCCGGGCCTTTCTGGCCAGACTGCTCCTGGGGCGGCCGGACCTGCTGCTCCTCGACGAACCCACCAACCATCTGGACATCCAGGCGGCCGAGTGGCTCGAGGAGTACCTGTCGCATTTCCCGGGGGGCATCCTCATCGTCTCCCACGACCGCTACTTCCTCGACTCCGTCGCCCAGAAGATCATCGAGCTCGATGAGGGCGGGGCCGAGCAGTACACCGGCAACTTCAGTTCCTACGTGGCCCAGCGCGACGAGCGGAGGCGGCGGCAGGAGACCGAATACCGGCGCCAGCAAGAGGAAGTCGCCGAGATGAAGTTCTTCATCGCCAAGTGGAAGGCCGGCACCCGGTCGACCCTGGCCAAGAGCGTTGAGAAGCGACTGGCCAAGGTCGAGCCGATCGGCCGTCCGCGCTCGACGGTGACGATGAAGCTCCACTTCAACGTGGCCGAGACCGGCGGCCGCGAGGTCCTCAAGCTACGTGGGTTGGCCAAGGGCTACCCCGGGCGCGAACTGTTCCGCGGGGTCGACGCGACGGTCGTGCGCGGCGACCGGGTCGCCCTGATCGGCAAGAACGGCACGGGCAAGACCACCCTCCTCAAGATCGCCATGGGGATGATCGAGCCCACGGCCGGGCAGGCCGTCTGGGGCGGCGGGGTCGAGGTCGGTTATTTCTCTCAGGACCTCGACGACCTCGACGACGCCAAGACCGTCCTCGATGAGATCATGGGCTGCGGCGACTTCCTGCCCGGCCAGGCCCGAAGCTACTTGGGGCGCTTTCTGTTCCGCGGGGAGGAGGTCCATAAGCTCGTCGGGACCCTCAGCGGCGGCGAGCGCAGCCGGCTGTACCTGGCCAAGCTGGTCCTCGGCCGGGCCAACGCGCTGGTCCTCGACGAACCCACCAATCACCTGGACCTTGAATCCAAGGAAGTCCTGGAGGAAGCCCTCAAGGACTACCCCGGGACGATCGTCGTCGTCAGTCATGACCGCTACTTCATCGACCGGTTGGCGACGAGGGTCTTCGATATCGACGGGGGTCGCATCGCCCAGTACCGCGGCAACTACACCACCTACCGGATGGAGAAGGCGAAGCAGATGGCGGCTCAGGCGAGCGGCGCCGGGGCGGCACTGGCTCCCAGGACGGCGCCCCGCCACGAAGAATTCGACAGGCCGCGCCCGGGGCGCGGCGGCGGCCGACGCGAACGGGAGGGAAAAGACCTCGAGCTGACCATCCTCGCCCTCGAGAAGGAGAAGGCCGCTCTCGACAAGACCATGGGCGACCCGGGCTTCTACCGCCGCGACGGCCACGAGGTCCGGGAGACCATGCGCCGCTATGAACAGCTCATGCTGGAGCTTGACCAGGCCTACAAGCGGTGGGAAGAGTTGATTCAGCGGTAG
- a CDS encoding cell division protein ZapA, giving the protein MSREPIDDRTRVVVNIFGEEYPIKGAGRPEYLQELAASVDRKMRQVSETHPRLSVSRVAVMAALLMADELQKLKEQHDRLTEMYEQEWERRKDRRANE; this is encoded by the coding sequence ATGAGCAGAGAGCCCATCGATGATCGAACTCGGGTCGTGGTCAACATCTTTGGGGAAGAATACCCCATCAAAGGCGCGGGACGGCCGGAGTACCTGCAGGAGCTGGCCGCCAGCGTGGATCGCAAGATGCGCCAGGTGTCGGAGACCCACCCGCGCCTGTCGGTCAGCCGGGTGGCGGTGATGGCCGCCCTGCTGATGGCCGACGAGTTGCAGAAGCTGAAGGAACAGCACGATCGCTTGACTGAGATGTACGAGCAGGAATGGGAACGGCGGAAAGACCGCAGGGCCAACGAGTGA